A DNA window from Vidua macroura isolate BioBank_ID:100142 chromosome 28, ASM2450914v1, whole genome shotgun sequence contains the following coding sequences:
- the ADRA1A gene encoding alpha-1A adrenergic receptor isoform X4 gives MALLPGNSSECSNCTHSVESVNISKAILLGVILGGLIVFGVLGNILVILSVACHRHLQSVTHYYIINLAVADLLLTSTVLPFSATMEILGYWVFGRIFCNIWAAVDVLCCTASIMSLCIISIDRYIGVSYPLRYPSIVTERRGLLALLCVWALSLVISIGPLFGWKEPAPEDETICQITEEPGYVLFSALGSFYLPLIIILVMYCRVYVVAKRENKGLTSGLKTEKSRSEEVTLRIHRKNIPGASSSAPNPKSKHHFSVRLLKFSREKKAAKTLGIVVGCFVLCWLPFFVVMPLDFFPLGQYWEGWIGTVS, from the exons ATGGCTCTCCTCCCTGGAAACTCCTCTGAGTGCTCCAACTGCACCCACTCTGTGGAGTCTGTGAACATTTCCAAGGCCATCTTACTGGGTGTTATTCTAGGGGGGCTGattgtttttggggttttgggtaaTATCCTGGTTATCCTGTCCGTAGCCTGCCACAGACACCTACAGAGTGTCACCCACTATTACATCATCAACCTGGCTGTAGCTGATCTCCTCCTGACTTCTACTGTCCTGCCCTTCTCAGCTACCATGGAGATTTTGGGCTACTGGGTCTTTGGGAGGATCTTCTGCAACATCTGGGCAGCTGTTGACGTGCTTTGCTGCACTGCTTCCATCATGAGCCTCTGCATCATCTCCATTGACCGATACATCGGGGTGAGCTACCCACTGAGGTACCCCAGCATAGTGACAGAGAGGAGGggcctcctggccctgctctgtgTCTGGGCACTGTCCCTGGTCATCTCTATTGGGCCCCTTTTTGGCTGGAAGGAGCCAGCCCCTGAGGATGAGACTATCTGCCAGATCACCGAGGAGCCTGGTTACGTCTTGTTCTCGGCTCTGGGCTCCTTCTACCTCCCCCTGATCATCATCTTGGTGATGTACTGCCGGGTCTATGTGGTGGccaaaagggaaaacaaaggcCTGACCTCTGGGCTGAAGACAGAGAAATCCCGTTCCGAGGAGGTGACCCTCCGCATCCACCGCAAAAACATACCTGGTGCAAGCAGCTCTGCACCCAACCCTAAGAGCAAGCACCACTTCTCTGTGCGCCTGCTCAAGTTCTccagggaaaagaaagctgcCAAGACCCTGGGAATAGTTGTGGGATGCTTTGTCCTCTGCTGGCTCCCATTTTTTGTAGTAATGCCTCTTG atttttttccacttggtCAATACTGGGAAGGCTGGATTGGAACTGTTTCCTAA
- the ADRA1A gene encoding alpha-1A adrenergic receptor isoform X3, producing MALLPGNSSECSNCTHSVESVNISKAILLGVILGGLIVFGVLGNILVILSVACHRHLQSVTHYYIINLAVADLLLTSTVLPFSATMEILGYWVFGRIFCNIWAAVDVLCCTASIMSLCIISIDRYIGVSYPLRYPSIVTERRGLLALLCVWALSLVISIGPLFGWKEPAPEDETICQITEEPGYVLFSALGSFYLPLIIILVMYCRVYVVAKRENKGLTSGLKTEKSRSEEVTLRIHRKNIPGASSSAPNPKSKHHFSVRLLKFSREKKAAKTLGIVVGCFVLCWLPFFVVMPLGLFLWKGLMLYRKNKVRDFMEALVSKTTIWTIQKRFIKTHKNLLLM from the exons ATGGCTCTCCTCCCTGGAAACTCCTCTGAGTGCTCCAACTGCACCCACTCTGTGGAGTCTGTGAACATTTCCAAGGCCATCTTACTGGGTGTTATTCTAGGGGGGCTGattgtttttggggttttgggtaaTATCCTGGTTATCCTGTCCGTAGCCTGCCACAGACACCTACAGAGTGTCACCCACTATTACATCATCAACCTGGCTGTAGCTGATCTCCTCCTGACTTCTACTGTCCTGCCCTTCTCAGCTACCATGGAGATTTTGGGCTACTGGGTCTTTGGGAGGATCTTCTGCAACATCTGGGCAGCTGTTGACGTGCTTTGCTGCACTGCTTCCATCATGAGCCTCTGCATCATCTCCATTGACCGATACATCGGGGTGAGCTACCCACTGAGGTACCCCAGCATAGTGACAGAGAGGAGGggcctcctggccctgctctgtgTCTGGGCACTGTCCCTGGTCATCTCTATTGGGCCCCTTTTTGGCTGGAAGGAGCCAGCCCCTGAGGATGAGACTATCTGCCAGATCACCGAGGAGCCTGGTTACGTCTTGTTCTCGGCTCTGGGCTCCTTCTACCTCCCCCTGATCATCATCTTGGTGATGTACTGCCGGGTCTATGTGGTGGccaaaagggaaaacaaaggcCTGACCTCTGGGCTGAAGACAGAGAAATCCCGTTCCGAGGAGGTGACCCTCCGCATCCACCGCAAAAACATACCTGGTGCAAGCAGCTCTGCACCCAACCCTAAGAGCAAGCACCACTTCTCTGTGCGCCTGCTCAAGTTCTccagggaaaagaaagctgcCAAGACCCTGGGAATAGTTGTGGGATGCTTTGTCCTCTGCTGGCTCCCATTTTTTGTAGTAATGCCTCTTG GGCTTTTCTTATGGAAAGGGCTTATGCtgtacaggaaaaataaagtaagagATTTTATGGAAGCTTTAGTTAGTAAGACAACAATATGGACAATTCAGAAAAG ATTTATCAAGACACACAAAAACCTTTTGCTAATgtga
- the ADRA1A gene encoding alpha-1A adrenergic receptor isoform X2, giving the protein MALLPGNSSECSNCTHSVESVNISKAILLGVILGGLIVFGVLGNILVILSVACHRHLQSVTHYYIINLAVADLLLTSTVLPFSATMEILGYWVFGRIFCNIWAAVDVLCCTASIMSLCIISIDRYIGVSYPLRYPSIVTERRGLLALLCVWALSLVISIGPLFGWKEPAPEDETICQITEEPGYVLFSALGSFYLPLIIILVMYCRVYVVAKRENKGLTSGLKTEKSRSEEVTLRIHRKNIPGASSSAPNPKSKHHFSVRLLKFSREKKAAKTLGIVVGCFVLCWLPFFVVMPLGLFLWKGLMLYRKNKVRDFMEALVSKTTIWTIQKRFFSTWSILGRLDWNCFLRRSP; this is encoded by the exons ATGGCTCTCCTCCCTGGAAACTCCTCTGAGTGCTCCAACTGCACCCACTCTGTGGAGTCTGTGAACATTTCCAAGGCCATCTTACTGGGTGTTATTCTAGGGGGGCTGattgtttttggggttttgggtaaTATCCTGGTTATCCTGTCCGTAGCCTGCCACAGACACCTACAGAGTGTCACCCACTATTACATCATCAACCTGGCTGTAGCTGATCTCCTCCTGACTTCTACTGTCCTGCCCTTCTCAGCTACCATGGAGATTTTGGGCTACTGGGTCTTTGGGAGGATCTTCTGCAACATCTGGGCAGCTGTTGACGTGCTTTGCTGCACTGCTTCCATCATGAGCCTCTGCATCATCTCCATTGACCGATACATCGGGGTGAGCTACCCACTGAGGTACCCCAGCATAGTGACAGAGAGGAGGggcctcctggccctgctctgtgTCTGGGCACTGTCCCTGGTCATCTCTATTGGGCCCCTTTTTGGCTGGAAGGAGCCAGCCCCTGAGGATGAGACTATCTGCCAGATCACCGAGGAGCCTGGTTACGTCTTGTTCTCGGCTCTGGGCTCCTTCTACCTCCCCCTGATCATCATCTTGGTGATGTACTGCCGGGTCTATGTGGTGGccaaaagggaaaacaaaggcCTGACCTCTGGGCTGAAGACAGAGAAATCCCGTTCCGAGGAGGTGACCCTCCGCATCCACCGCAAAAACATACCTGGTGCAAGCAGCTCTGCACCCAACCCTAAGAGCAAGCACCACTTCTCTGTGCGCCTGCTCAAGTTCTccagggaaaagaaagctgcCAAGACCCTGGGAATAGTTGTGGGATGCTTTGTCCTCTGCTGGCTCCCATTTTTTGTAGTAATGCCTCTTG GGCTTTTCTTATGGAAAGGGCTTATGCtgtacaggaaaaataaagtaagagATTTTATGGAAGCTTTAGTTAGTAAGACAACAATATGGACAATTCAGAAAAG atttttttccacttggtCAATACTGGGAAGGCTGGATTGGAACTGTTTCCTAAGAAGAAGCCCCTGA